The DNA region AGTGGGCGTTGAGCCACAACAGCTTGGCCTTGTCGAAAACCGCCGCCGAACTGCCCAGGTTGTCGGCGGTGAAAAGCTTGACCAGCTCCTCGCGCGAAAAAATCTCCTGGTCGCCGCAGGCCCAGCCCAGGCGCACCAGGCCGTTGAGCATGGCCTCGGGCAGGAAGCCCTCGGTCTCGTACTCCATGACCGCCGTGGCCCCGTGGCGCTTGGACAGCTTCTTCTTGTCCGGGCCGAGGATCATGGGCACGTGGCCGAAGCGGGGCAGGGAAAATCCCAGGGCCCTGTAGATCAGGATCTGGCGCGGCGTGTTGTTTAAGTGGTCGTCGCCCCGGATGATGTGCGTCACACCCATGGTGGCGTCGTCCACCACCACGGCCATGTTGTAGGTGGGCGAGCCGTCGGCGCGGCGCAGCACCATGTCGTCGAGCTCGGCGTTGTCGAAGGAGACCGACCCCTTGACCATGTCGTCGACCACGGTGGCGCCGGTCACCGGGGCCTTGAGGCGCACCACCCGGCCCGGCCCGGGGCCGAGGCCGGCCTCGCGGCAGCGGCCGGAATATTTCGGCTTGAGCCCCGTGGCCCGGGCCGCCTCGCGCATGGCCTCCACTTCCTCGGGCGAGCAGGAGCACCAGTAGGCGTGGCCGGATTCCAGCAGCTTGTCGATGTGCGCGTTATAGAGGTCGAAGCGCCGGCTCTGGTAGGTGATCTCGCCGTCGTGGGAAAGCCCCAGCCACTCCATGGCGTCGAGGATCGACCGGGTCATGTCGGCGTTGGAGCGCTGCAGGTCCGTGTCCTCGATGCGCAGCAGGAATTTGCCGCCGAAGTGGCGGGCCAGCAGCCAGTTGAAGATGGCCGTGCGCGCGC from Solidesulfovibrio sp. includes:
- the gltX gene encoding glutamate--tRNA ligase — protein: MSTIVTRFAPSPTGYLHIGGARTAIFNWLLARHFGGKFLLRIEDTDLQRSNADMTRSILDAMEWLGLSHDGEITYQSRRFDLYNAHIDKLLESGHAYWCSCSPEEVEAMREAARATGLKPKYSGRCREAGLGPGPGRVVRLKAPVTGATVVDDMVKGSVSFDNAELDDMVLRRADGSPTYNMAVVVDDATMGVTHIIRGDDHLNNTPRQILIYRALGFSLPRFGHVPMILGPDKKKLSKRHGATAVMEYETEGFLPEAMLNGLVRLGWACGDQEIFSREELVKLFTADNLGSSAAVFDKAKLLWLNAHYIKESPASRLAVLVNAFLERAGHPSQDLEYLGKVVPLLQPRAQTIAEMAEKAACFVTRTDDLVYDLAAVKKFFTDDVRGHLEAVRGLLDGLCCFDQPSIERAVHAYIEEKGVKFKLLAQPIRVAITGGTASPGLFETMEVMGKRRVLARLDRALAL